In Triticum aestivum cultivar Chinese Spring chromosome 5B, IWGSC CS RefSeq v2.1, whole genome shotgun sequence, the following proteins share a genomic window:
- the LOC123112888 gene encoding SKP1-like protein 1 → MAADAASAAVKKLTLKSSDGEDFEVEVAVAMASQTIKHMVEDGCADNIIPLPNVTAKILSKVIEYCTQHAPKADDAAAADSATAVKPDEEKLKAYDVEFVKVEQATLFDLILAANYLDIKGLLDLTCQTVADMIKGKTPEEIRKTFNITNDFTPEEEEEVRRENQWAFE, encoded by the exons ATGGCGGCGGACGCGGCATCGGCGGCGGTGAAGAAGCTCACGCTCAAGAGCTCCGACGGCGAGGACTTCgaggtggaggtggcggtggcgaTGGCGTCGCAGACCATCAAGCACATGGTGGAGGACGGCTGCGCCGACAACATCATCCCGCTCCCCAACGTCACCGCCAAGATCCTCTCCAAGGTCATCGAGTACTGCACGCAGCACGCCCCGAAggcggacgacgccgccgccgccgactccgccaccgccgtcaaGCCCGACGAGGAGAAGCTCAAGGCCTACGACGTCGAGTTCGTCAAGGTCGAGCAGGCGACTCTCTTCGACCTCATCCTG GCTGCGAACTACCTGGACATTAAGGGGCTCCTGGACCTGACCTGCCAGACCGTCGCCGACATGatcaagggcaagactccggaggAGATCCGCAAGACCTTCAACATCACCAACGACTTCaccccggaggaggaggaggaagtgcgGAGGGAGAACCAGTGGGCCTTTGAGTGA
- the LOC123116702 gene encoding uncharacterized protein, whose translation MAEVERKAPRREEELVEAALAAAAAALFVSGVKSLAPAVLVDRWWWPLPAQVLAAAPSPVLFLLLNVLVACIVVVSVQPAKRPAAAAATGAVAAEVAPPGDGAAKKLKKRRSSKRRGDGAEPAALAPPYVAADRCMALVVDRGVVMAPTGGEEEEEGAAGDAAEVDRRAEEFISAFRHRLRVDSFSSRRGEAGDAAARAISGTAPCF comes from the coding sequence ATggcggaggtggagaggaaggccccgcggagggaggaggagctggtggaggcggcgctggcggcggccgcggccgcgctgTTCGTGTCCGGGGTCAAGAGCCTGGCGCCGGCCGTGCTCGTCGACCGCTGGTGGTGGCCCCTGCCCGCGCAGGTGCTCGCCGCGGCGCCGTCGCCCGTCCTGTTCCTCCTCCTCAACGTCCTCGTCGCCTGCATCGTCGTCGTCTCCGTGCAGCCGGCCAAGCGAccagccgcggcggcggcgacgggcgccgtCGCCGCGGAGGTGGCGCCGCCGGGAGACGGTGcggcgaagaagctgaagaagaggcggAGCAGCAAGAGGCGCGGGGACGGCGCCGAACCGGCGGCTCTCGCGCCGCCCTACGTCGCCGCCGACCGCTGCATGGCGCTGGTGGTTGACCGCGGTGTCGTGATGGCGCCGACGggcggagaggaagaagaggaaggagccgCCGGCGACGCGGCGGAGGTGGACAGGCGCGCGGAGGAGTTCATCTCGGCGTTCCGGCACCGCCTCAGGGTCGACTCCTTCTCGTCTCGCCGCGGGGAAgccggcgacgcggcggcgcgaGCCATCAGCGGCACTGCGCCGTGCTTTTGA